In Planctomycetia bacterium, a single genomic region encodes these proteins:
- the purN gene encoding phosphoribosylglycinamide formyltransferase yields the protein MRFPQVDRLRLAVLISGSGTTLRNLLAQMDEGRLSAEIPLVISNTPTAKGLDFALERSIATQVIERSSVESREAFSEAVFSACRAASPHFVVMGGFLKHVLIPPDFENRVLNIHPGLIPAFCGKGMYGHHVHEAVLDYGAKVSGCTVHFVDNQYDHGPIILQRVVPVESGDTPDSLAGRVFEAECEAYPDALRLLASGRVEMVGRRVIS from the coding sequence ATGCGTTTTCCTCAGGTGGATCGATTGCGGTTGGCGGTGCTCATTTCGGGCAGCGGGACGACGCTGCGCAATCTGCTAGCTCAAATGGACGAAGGCCGGCTCTCGGCGGAGATTCCGTTGGTGATTTCCAATACACCGACGGCGAAGGGACTCGATTTCGCGCTAGAACGCAGTATCGCGACTCAAGTGATCGAACGTAGCAGCGTGGAATCGCGCGAAGCGTTCAGCGAGGCTGTCTTTAGCGCTTGCCGCGCGGCGTCGCCGCATTTCGTCGTGATGGGCGGCTTCCTCAAGCATGTGCTGATTCCGCCCGACTTCGAGAATCGGGTGCTGAACATTCACCCCGGCCTGATTCCGGCCTTCTGCGGGAAAGGGATGTACGGCCACCACGTTCACGAGGCCGTCTTAGACTACGGCGCCAAGGTCTCCGGCTGCACTGTGCACTTCGTGGACAATCAATACGACCACGGGCCGATCATCCTGCAGCGCGTCGTGCCGGTGGAATCGGGCGATACGCCGGACTCGCTCGCCGGACGGGTGTTCGAGGCCGAATGCGAGGCCTATCCCGACGCGCTGCGATTACTCGCCTCGGGACGCGTCGAAATGGTCGGCCGCCGGGTTATTTCGTAG